From the Drechmeria coniospora strain ARSEF 6962 chromosome 02, whole genome shotgun sequence genome, the window TGGACACCCCCTCGTGCGGTGGGCAGATGGAACTGACGCATTCTCGTCAGGTACAAGCAGTgctcgacggacgagcaggTCATGGTCTACTCCCTCATCGACGACTCGGGTGGCGATGGCATATGGTCGCAGACGCTGCAGAAGCGCCTCAATATGCACGACTCCGTGCTCAAGAACGCGCTCAAACAGCTGCAGACCAAGGGCCTCATCGCGCCATTTAAGAACGTCGAGCACCCGAATAAGAAGATGTACATCAAAGCCTCGATACGGCCTAGTGATCGCGCCACCGGCGGGCCTTGGTACACGGACCAGAATCTCGACGAGGCCTTCATCGAGGAGCTGCAGCGTGTCGTGTTCGACTTTGTCAAACGGCAGAGCGGGTATCTCAGCACGCACTGCAGcagcggaggaggcggcggcggcggcggaggcggcacTGCGAGAACCCAGGTTCCGAAAAAGGGCGTCTTGaaaggcggcgccgtcgagaggGGCCAGAAGCGTGGCGCGCAGGAGATGATGAGCAAGCCGGCTTCTAAAGCGGCCAAGaccgcgacggccgcgccgcTGAGGCGAGAACCTGCTCTGCTGCCCCTACCTGCCGGCTACACAGGCTACCCAACCGTCCGCGACATTGCCCGCCTCCTCTCGAGCAGCGGCATCACCAACAATACGATCCTCTCGGAAGAAGACGTCAGGAAGCTTGTCGACGTTCTCGTCTGGGACAACCTCCTCGAGCCCGTCAAGATCGCCGGCAAGCTTGGTTTCCGCGTCGCCCGCGTCGCCAAGCAGTCCACCGAGAGTTGGGCCGGTCGCGAGGACCCGACGGGGcgcgccggcggcccagAGCCGTATGCCAGTCCCTACACCGAGGCGCCTTGCGGACGCTGTCCCGTCTTTGACCTCTGTGAGGAAGGCGGTCCGGTCGGTCCCAGCAACTGCGAGTATTTCAAGCAGTGGCTAGGCCTTGACTGAGAGGCAATCGAAAACTGGCAGTCTTGCGGACGAAATCATTGGCATCTGGCAAGCAAGCATGGTCATGGAGTTTGGTGTTTACATGGGCTCAAAAGTACTTGGAATCGGATCACGTTGCGGTGGGGTCCTGTTCAAGAAGATGTGCGACCACTGCGTACGCACGCATCATCAAGACACATCATCATGGGAACGCGGCAGGGATGGGTCAACTTTTTCTTCTAGAGAGCCAGCCGTGGCGACCAACCCAAGTCGTCCATTAAAAAAATAAGATCCCTGCCGAAACAGCGCCTCATCTCACAGTCTGACGCGAGCCAGAAAATTATTTAGATACACACGTCTTCAGCTTACAGCTCGCCAGACTTGACAATGGTAGGGCgcttgctgtacttgacAGTGCCGCTGCTGGTGCCGGTGGCCTCGAGGGCCTTGACGACAGACAtggactcgtcgtcggcaacctCACCGAAGACGACGTGGCGGCCGTTGAGCCACGAGGTGACGACAGTGGTGACGAAGAACTGGGAGCCGTTGCTATTGGGCATTAGCAGGGCACCGGACAACGCGACGGAACAAAACTCTTACGTGTTGGGGCCAGCGTTCGCCATGGACAGGAGGCCGGGGCGGTCGTGCGTCAGCTTGAAGTTCTCATCGGCAAACTTCTCGCCATAGATGGACTTGCCGCCAGTGCCCTGGAAGCTGTGAGAGAATGTCTAGTATGTCAGGAGAGTCGCTGCCGTACGTTACCGCGGGTGAAGTCGCCACCCTGGAGCATGAACTCGGGGATGATGCGGTGGAAGGAAGAGCCCTGATAACCGAAGCCCTTCTCGCCGGTGCAGAGAGCGCGGAAGTTCTCGGCGGTCTTGGGGACAACGTCATCGTAGAGCTTGAAGTTGATGCGGCCAGTCTGGACTGTTGGACAACAATGGTGAGCAAGGAGCCGTGCGTGGGCAAGTCAACACacggaggcggccgacgagaaggagaaCGGGTACGAAAGTCAAACAGATGAGACAAAGCAGCCGGTGCCAGGCGCGGGTTGGATGATGGCAATTGTGATCATGAACGCTCTCAAGCTATCGAAgaggcagggcagggcagggcaatGGAATCACGAGGAATTTCGGAGGAAAACTCACCCTTGACGGGACCAGTAGGCTTGCCATTCTGGATGGCAGGGCCCTCCCACTCAATATCGAAGAAACTATAGACATTGCGTTAGCTGTGGGACATGGACAAAGAGAAGCTGCAAGTCGGTACGTACACCTTGTTACCCATTGTTACGGACGTTGCGGAGAAGAATCGTGCAGCTCGGAATGTGTTGGAAGTGTGAGTAAGTTGTGGAAGAGAGAAAGATCTTGGCCCGGGGCTGCAAAGGCTGTAGCGGGGTAGGAGGGGTCGGAGGAGAGTTGATCTCATTTTGGGGGCTACTCGAGGGGTAACAGGTTAGCTGTGGGACAGTAGGCCAACCAGAGGGCGTTGTTGGACAGTTGGTGGAGCAGGAGGGTCAACGGTTGATCACGTGAACCGTGCGCAAGCTTCCGCGCACCAGAAGCTTTCACACACGCGGCGGGAAGATGTTCCGGCGAAGCTCAAGCGGAGCAAAGCTTCGAAACCAGAGCAGAGCTCTCTTGGGCACTCAATGGCTCAGGCCGGCCATCCGGTCTTGGGGCAGCTCGAGAGTCGATCGAAACGGTCCAATGCCATCACCCTCACGAACAGGGCTACACGCAATTGTAACCAGTTTTCGACCTTCGTTGCCGGGCAGCGCTGGCCACCCACCAAAGCAACAGAGCAGAGAATTGTGGGGATGTTGGGGGTGGTCAGCATCGGCTCGGCCAACCAAAGCGGCATGACGAGGAGCCTTGCGTCTGTGCAGAGCCTGCGCGATCCTCCGACGCTTGTGGATGATGCGAGCCACATCGAAAGGCAGCCATGCGAGATTTCTATTCCGAAGGAAAGAACATGGGCGATGTTGCGTGGCTGACTTTCGGCTGGCGGCGCAATGGTTCTGATGATGGATGGGTTGACGCATCGGTTGGGACTCTCCTTGACAAATAGGCGGAGGCTTGAAAGCCACGTGTGCCTCACTTGCTGCAAGGACGTGACAAAAGGCAGGTACCGGCAACTCACCTGAATATTACGAAGATACGAGTGGATTAGAGCGATGACGAATGAATCGATGATTGAATGATTGAATGATGGCAGACGCTCCTTCGTTGTCCTTTGCCGGGCTGAAAAGGGGTGAAATTTCTGGCTGCGGTCCCAGCTCTtactatagtttagtatGGCAAGCCATTTACGCCTGAAGTCTCAGGTACCTCTTCAGCCAGCTCGGAGTGCGGGAGCAGACGAGACATACTATGTGCGTGCATAAACGAGCACAGTGGCACCAGATCATGGATGCAACAACATACGGATAGTAATTGAAAGAATATTCTCACCTTTGGCTTGCCCTCAATTTTGTCATGCAGTTTGCAGTGCCTTCTTTGGGCATTACTCCGATCGCTGTGTCACGTACTGTGTAGGCTGTgatacctgtacttgcatcgacagtacttagtaagtacttactcctctaagtacttactccgtactccgtactccatataAAACATGGAATTGGCTTTATGATCACGTGATCCTTCCGTGCCCGGATTAATCTTAGTCAAGCGTCCAacgaacccccccccccccccccccaaactGATAGCGACAGCGCATCGAATCCAGCTCCAACGCCTACCGAGCGGGATTGTCGCCGAATCGACTCTGCCGTTGAATCGACTCTGCGCCGACTACGGCTCCGGTGACGTCTCTTCTGTCAACATGGATCTGAACGACTTGAAGAACACCGTTTCGAACCTGACCTTGTATGACCTCAAGGCCGGGTTCCGGAAAGCTCAGAATGGTTCGTCAGCAGCTCTCCTGTGCACTCCTGCGCACTCCTGCGCGCTCCTCTCCCCTCTTTCACTCTCCTATACTGTCCTATCCTGTCCTACTCTCTCCTATAATATCCTATCCTGTCCATTCCTTTGTTTCATGACTTTCCTTTGCAATCCTTCCTGTCCTTCCCCTCCCATTTATGCTCCGCTCCCCTCCCGTGAACATCCAGTGCTGACACACCACCTAGCGGTCATGAACTACACCGATATGGAGGCCAAGGTGCGTTCCCGGCCTGAAGTTGGCTGGTATCATGTCTAACCAAAGGCAGGTACGAGAGGCCACAAACAACGAGCCTTGGGgtgcctcgacgacgacgatgcaggaGATCGCGAACGGTA encodes:
- a CDS encoding DNA-directed RNA polymerase III subunit RPC6; its protein translation is MSTPAPGGEAETLKLAVWKEALYERCRESGTDLFSQDDLMRLDVIPNRDLLLLARVVQSLSDDKLFITMREASGQVLWKWRDAQEAHKYKQCSTDEQVMVYSLIDDSGGDGIWSQTLQKRLNMHDSVLKNALKQLQTKGLIAPFKNVEHPNKKMYIKASIRPSDRATGGPWYTDQNLDEAFIEELQRVVFDFVKRQSGYLSTHCSSGGGGGGGGGGTARTQVPKKGVLKGGAVERGQKRGAQEMMSKPASKAAKTATAAPLRREPALLPLPAGYTGYPTVRDIARLLSSSGITNNTILSEEDVRKLVDVLVWDNLLEPVKIAGKLGFRVARVAKQSTESWAGREDPTGRAGGPEPYASPYTEAPCGRCPVFDLCEEGGPVGPSNCEYFKQWLGLD
- a CDS encoding peptidylprolyl isomerase A precursor, mitochondrial (cyclosporin fungus cyclophilin, mitochondrial form): MGNKVFFDIEWEGPAIQNGKPTGPVKVQTGRINFKLYDDVVPKTAENFRALCTGEKGFGYQGSSFHRIIPEFMLQGGDFTRGNGTGGKSIYGEKFADENFKLTHDRPGLLSMANAGPNTNGSQFFVTTVVTSWLNGRHVVFGEVADDESMSVVKALEATGTSSGTVKYSKRPTIVKSGEL